The Gloeobacter violaceus PCC 7421 DNA window GCGGCTTCCGGGTGACCACCAACACGACCATCTTCAACAACGCCGATCCGCAGCGGGTGCGGGAATTTTTCGATTTTCTGGGCGGACTCGACATCGACGGCATGATGGTCTCGCCCGGCTACAGCTACGAGTGGGCGCCCGATCAGGAGCACTTTTTGCAGCGCGATCAGACCCGAGCACTTTTTCGCGAGATTCTTGCTCCCTACCGTTCGGGGGAGGCGCGCTGGAACTTCAATCACAATCCGCTGTTTCTCGATTTTCTCGAAGGGCTCAAAGATTACGAGTGCACCCCCTGGGGAATGCCCAGCTACAGCGTGCTGGGCTGGCAGAAACCCTGCTATCTGCTCAACGAAGGTCACTACGCCACCTGGCAGGAACTGCTCGACAACACCCGCTGGGAGGATTACGGACATGCCAGCGGCAACCCCAAGTGCCGCGACTGCATGGTCCACTGCGGCTATGAGCAGACTGCCGCCATCGACGCGATGGAAATCGCCAACATCCCGCGGGTGCTTGCCAGCGTCATCACCGGCCGCTGACGGTCGATGATCCGCTCGCTGGTCTGGTTTCGCAAGGGTTTGCGACTACACGACAATCCGGCATTACTAGATGCAGCCCGGGACGCTGCGCGGCTCTACCCGCTGTTTATTGTCGATCCGTGGTTTGTGAACCCAGAGCGGGTCGGTGTCAACCGGATGCGCTTTTTGCTTGAAAGTCTGGGGGAGATTGACGGCAACCTTCGCCGACTTGGCTCGCGCCTGATTGTTCTGCAGGGCAGACCTCAGGAAGTGCTTGAGCGCGTACTTTCACGTTGGCAAATCGGCAGACTTTGCTTCGAGCGGGACACCGAGCCCTACGCCCGCAGGCGCGACGAAGCGATCCGCTCGATGGCCGAGCGCGTCGGGGTGCGGGTAATTTCCCCCACCGCCCACACCCTCTACGACCCCGATGAGCTTATCGAGTTGGGCCGTGGGAAAGTTCCCACCACCTACGGCGCCTTCGGGCGGTTGGCGGCAAAATTGGGCGAACCGGACGCCCCCGTGGCTTCTCCGTCGCACTTGCCGCCGCCAGGAGAATTGGACGCGGACTATGGCATCCCGACCCTGGCGGAGTTGGGCTACCCTGATCCCGAGTGCCCGTCCAGGGGGATCATCCCACCGGGAGGTGAAGGAGAAGGGCTGCGGCGCCTGCACGTCTACCTATCCGACCGGCAGCGATCGGCCGGATTTGCCAAACCCGACACCGACCCCACCGCTTTCGATCCGCCCTCTACCACCGCCCTGGGAGCGCATCTCAAATTCGGATGCCTCTCAGCCAGAACATTTTATGCCGAGGTCCAGAAAGTCTACCGGGAGGTGGGCGAGCATACCGAGCCGCCAATGTCTCTCATTGGCCAGATCCTCTGGCGCGAATTTTTCTACACCGTGGGCTACGCGACCCCGAACTACGACCGCATCGAAGGTAACCCCGTGTGCCGCCAGATTCCCTGGGACGACAATCCCGAATACCTGGCCGCCTGGAGCGAGGCGCGCACGGGATTCCCGTGGATCGACGCCGCGATGACCCAGCTGCGCACCGAAGGCTGGCTGCACCACCTGAGCCGCCACGCGGTTGCCTGCTTTCTCACGCGCGGGGATCTATGGGTGAGTTGGGAAAAAGGCCAGGCCGTCTTCGAGCGCTTGCTGCTCGATCAAGACTGGAGCCTCAACGCGAGTAACTGGATGTGGCTTTCAGCGAGCGCTTTTTTTAACGCCTACTACCGGGTCTACAGCCCGATCAGCTTTGCCAAAAAGTACGACCCCGAGGGCCGCTACGTCCGCCGCTACCT harbors:
- the hpnH gene encoding adenosyl-hopene transferase HpnH, producing the protein MAVSLKQAFEVGKYLISQRLAGRERFPLVLMLEPLFRCNLACPGCGKIQHPGEILRRNLTPEECSRAVEECGAPIVTIPGGEPLLHPQIDQIVEGLVDRGKFVYLCTNAILLEKNLDKFTPSDYFSFSVHLDGLREEHDQAVDREGVFDIAMRAIKAAKARGFRVTTNTTIFNNADPQRVREFFDFLGGLDIDGMMVSPGYSYEWAPDQEHFLQRDQTRALFREILAPYRSGEARWNFNHNPLFLDFLEGLKDYECTPWGMPSYSVLGWQKPCYLLNEGHYATWQELLDNTRWEDYGHASGNPKCRDCMVHCGYEQTAAIDAMEIANIPRVLASVITGR
- a CDS encoding cryptochrome/photolyase family protein; translation: MIRSLVWFRKGLRLHDNPALLDAARDAARLYPLFIVDPWFVNPERVGVNRMRFLLESLGEIDGNLRRLGSRLIVLQGRPQEVLERVLSRWQIGRLCFERDTEPYARRRDEAIRSMAERVGVRVISPTAHTLYDPDELIELGRGKVPTTYGAFGRLAAKLGEPDAPVASPSHLPPPGELDADYGIPTLAELGYPDPECPSRGIIPPGGEGEGLRRLHVYLSDRQRSAGFAKPDTDPTAFDPPSTTALGAHLKFGCLSARTFYAEVQKVYREVGEHTEPPMSLIGQILWREFFYTVGYATPNYDRIEGNPVCRQIPWDDNPEYLAAWSEARTGFPWIDAAMTQLRTEGWLHHLSRHAVACFLTRGDLWVSWEKGQAVFERLLLDQDWSLNASNWMWLSASAFFNAYYRVYSPISFAKKYDPEGRYVRRYLPKLARVPAEFIYEPWRAPLLVQKQAGCVVGRDYPDPIVDHEQAKACNLERMRLAYEQNAKGG